A single region of the Legionella oakridgensis ATCC 33761 = DSM 21215 genome encodes:
- a CDS encoding DUF58 domain-containing protein → MNEGIVAELAELIALRRYVQQVRYRPEKQATHIGNHLSKLRGRGMDFAEVRNYQAGDEVRHMEWRVTARTGRPHIKLYQEERERPAIILADFNPSMYFGTRMAFKSVIAARLAAMIAWTAIAQGDRVGGLLFSSQSHNEFVPRNRETGVLPFLASLSEYTQAQSDSSKMEVQVRSLSHALLRLRRVARPGSILVLISDFYNLDEESEQHLSRLRAHNDILAYHVCDPLELAPPKPQQYAITNGRREIVLDTTLDTVNSAYHHYCQQRIASLKAMLKRMQIQYVQVTGELDLPLLVRQTYPRRVNA, encoded by the coding sequence ATGAATGAGGGCATTGTTGCAGAATTGGCTGAATTAATTGCTTTGCGGCGTTATGTCCAGCAAGTACGTTATCGTCCGGAAAAGCAAGCCACGCATATAGGGAACCATCTTTCAAAACTGCGCGGACGTGGTATGGATTTTGCTGAAGTGCGTAATTATCAAGCTGGGGATGAGGTCAGGCATATGGAGTGGCGGGTTACTGCTCGTACTGGCCGGCCTCATATTAAATTATATCAGGAAGAACGGGAGCGGCCGGCTATCATCCTTGCTGATTTTAATCCTTCTATGTATTTTGGTACCCGTATGGCGTTTAAATCGGTGATTGCAGCGCGTTTGGCTGCTATGATTGCCTGGACTGCAATTGCTCAGGGTGACCGAGTCGGTGGGTTATTATTTTCATCCCAGTCGCATAATGAGTTTGTCCCAAGAAACCGGGAAACAGGGGTGTTGCCCTTTTTGGCCTCGTTAAGCGAATACACGCAAGCGCAGTCAGATTCTTCTAAAATGGAAGTTCAAGTTCGTTCCCTAAGTCATGCATTATTACGTTTGCGGCGGGTTGCTCGCCCTGGAAGTATTTTGGTGCTGATTAGTGATTTTTATAATTTGGATGAGGAAAGCGAACAGCATTTAAGCCGCTTGCGAGCTCATAATGATATCTTGGCGTACCATGTATGCGATCCACTTGAACTGGCGCCACCTAAACCCCAACAATATGCAATAACCAATGGAAGACGGGAAATTGTGTTGGATACAACATTAGATACCGTGAATTCTGCTTATCATCATTATTGCCAACAACGCATTGCCTCGTTAAAAGCAATGTTAAAACGAATGCAGATTCAATATGTGCAAGTGACTGGCGAGCTGGATTTACCATTGCTGGTTCGCCAGACGTATCCGCGGAGGGTAAATGCTTAA
- a CDS encoding AAA family ATPase: protein MEQADVSSIKEVQQQVLRLSTYLNSRILGQKDLISRLLIALLADGHLLVEGAPGLAKTRAVKELSYGVEGHFHRIQFTPDLLPGDLTGTDVYRPEDGSFIFQPGPIFHNMVLADEINRAPAKVQSALLEAMAERQVTIGSKTYPLPELFLVMATQNPIEQEGTYPLPEAQLDRFLMYVKIGYPDAKIEHDILRLARHEALPAHGQSEKKANTTLVPLSQRQLFEARKQVLHVHTSDALEHYLVQLVVATRNPRAYSETLHRWLRYGASPRATIALDRCAKAHAWLSGRDYVTPEDIHVIAHDVLRHRILLTFEAEAEGVSSDDFLDELLRLVALP, encoded by the coding sequence ATGGAACAAGCAGACGTTTCTTCTATTAAAGAAGTACAGCAACAGGTATTGCGTTTAAGCACCTATCTTAATTCACGAATTCTTGGCCAAAAAGATTTGATCTCCCGCTTGCTGATAGCATTGCTAGCTGATGGTCATTTGTTAGTGGAGGGAGCTCCGGGGTTAGCAAAAACTCGTGCGGTCAAAGAGTTATCTTATGGCGTTGAAGGTCATTTTCATCGCATCCAGTTTACGCCGGATTTGCTTCCTGGTGATTTGACAGGTACGGATGTTTATCGGCCTGAAGATGGTTCTTTTATTTTCCAGCCTGGCCCTATTTTCCATAATATGGTATTGGCTGATGAAATTAACCGTGCTCCCGCAAAAGTGCAATCTGCTTTATTGGAAGCTATGGCTGAGCGGCAGGTCACCATCGGTAGTAAAACCTACCCATTACCGGAGTTGTTTTTGGTGATGGCAACGCAAAACCCTATTGAACAAGAAGGTACTTATCCATTACCCGAGGCGCAGCTCGACCGCTTCTTGATGTATGTCAAAATCGGTTATCCCGATGCAAAAATAGAGCATGATATTTTAAGGCTGGCTCGACATGAAGCACTTCCTGCACATGGGCAATCTGAAAAAAAAGCCAATACGACGCTTGTGCCATTGTCGCAAAGGCAATTATTTGAAGCTCGCAAACAAGTCCTCCATGTTCATACCAGTGATGCCTTAGAACATTATCTGGTCCAGCTGGTCGTGGCAACTCGCAATCCGCGAGCATATAGTGAAACGCTTCATCGTTGGTTGCGATATGGGGCTAGTCCGCGCGCGACCATTGCCCTTGATCGATGCGCCAAAGCACATGCTTGGCTGTCGGGGCGGGATTATGTTACTCCCGAAGACATCCATGTCATTGCGCATGATGTTTTACGGCATCGTATTTTATTAACCTTTGAAGCAGAAGCTGAAGGCGTTAGCAGTGATGATTTTCTTGATGAATTATTACGGCTGGTGGCACTGCCTTAA
- the def gene encoding peptide deformylase translates to MIPHLNIVTIEQPGASSILKAKSGCVSFPLDAENRALIFAMKDKLQQLGGVGLAAPQVGYNKNIIAIYIPKEAALLREHVTPYPMHILINPSYEVWRNSATVHDFEGCYSVTSKAGKVPRYHTIRLTYQDESGQSHTTKESGFYARVLQHEIDHLNGLLITDRLTPECLQGSVEDMMAIRRKELTPAQQEQFDKLMQRKFNKT, encoded by the coding sequence ATGATACCACATTTAAACATTGTCACGATTGAACAGCCTGGTGCCTCATCGATTTTAAAAGCCAAATCCGGGTGTGTTTCCTTCCCTTTAGATGCAGAAAATCGTGCTTTGATTTTTGCAATGAAGGATAAACTGCAACAATTGGGTGGTGTTGGCTTGGCTGCCCCTCAGGTAGGATATAACAAGAACATTATTGCGATTTATATCCCTAAAGAAGCCGCTTTATTGCGTGAACATGTTACACCTTATCCAATGCACATTTTGATTAATCCTTCTTACGAAGTTTGGCGTAACAGCGCCACCGTCCATGATTTTGAAGGATGTTACTCGGTCACAAGCAAAGCAGGCAAGGTTCCCCGCTATCATACCATCCGCCTCACTTATCAAGATGAAAGCGGTCAGTCACATACCACAAAAGAATCTGGCTTTTACGCCCGGGTTCTACAGCATGAAATTGATCACCTCAATGGCTTATTAATCACCGATCGCTTGACACCAGAATGCCTGCAAGGCAGCGTCGAAGACATGATGGCCATCAGACGAAAAGAATTAACTCCTGCCCAGCAAGAGCAATTTGATAAACTAATGCAGAGAAAATTCAATAAAACCTAA
- a CDS encoding spermidine synthase, whose amino-acid sequence MAANQSVQQFDADTGKKGFPYIEFIRHLLFKELNLRHKRILVIGAGGFTLTAAGEHDNEVTYVDIDPAIKELAEQHFLAQPIKGTFIGQDARRYLRGSTASYDVVISDVYSNQATIPSSLLTVEYFQSIADHLTPDGLLIVNVIANPLFRDDYSRTVFNTIHAAFPYCDLVPLMWENSLVNMMYVCPKRKTKQDAIYRDDLTSATTDFFKAFQKFH is encoded by the coding sequence GTGGCTGCAAATCAATCTGTCCAGCAGTTCGATGCTGACACCGGAAAAAAGGGGTTCCCATACATAGAGTTTATTCGTCATTTACTTTTCAAAGAGCTTAATCTGCGACATAAGCGCATCTTGGTGATTGGGGCTGGTGGCTTTACCCTGACTGCGGCAGGAGAACATGATAATGAAGTGACGTACGTGGATATTGATCCAGCCATTAAAGAGTTGGCGGAACAACACTTTTTGGCTCAGCCGATTAAGGGAACGTTTATCGGACAAGATGCTCGCCGTTATCTGCGAGGAAGCACTGCTTCTTATGATGTGGTGATATCGGATGTTTATAGTAATCAGGCAACCATTCCTTCATCGCTGCTTACGGTAGAGTATTTTCAGAGTATTGCAGATCATCTGACTCCAGACGGTTTATTGATTGTCAATGTGATTGCCAATCCATTATTTCGTGATGATTATTCCCGCACGGTATTTAATACAATTCATGCAGCCTTTCCTTATTGTGACCTTGTGCCACTTATGTGGGAGAATTCACTGGTTAATATGATGTATGTTTGCCCCAAAAGAAAGACCAAACAAGATGCAATATATCGGGATGATCTGACCTCGGCAACCACCGATTTTTTTAAAGCTTTCCAGAAGTTTCATTGA
- a CDS encoding M4 family metallopeptidase, with protein MKKGIVSFLAMAVTMNGYSASQQMIWGEINHSIPNLKQKTPFTTHGLLATLNSQQQEDYQLELIDNTSPDAKHARYQLMFKGIPVWGHQLVFHSQPGSTPTVTGINTTEIEKDIASTDGKLSASEAEQKVLTNITDPIKFKKIQKVIYIDQEEKAHLAYHLTYYVNDKKTLISIPNYLIDADNGDILKQWNESRQKKAPHSKKEAHCKRIGQGLGGNAFPLPYRTGMFQYGTALPGLPSLGKFSVQVKNGNCHVQNGNVRVINLENYALGYEAFPITVFDEAGHSLNAFSYPCDETSFYLNYADGATGPVNYSFSPVNDTMFFAQQTIDMYQKAYGVETPLGTDLPIRAYTHLGEMDNAFAIPTIRVNGLLVAHQQIVIGNGDYFLTAPSQSVVAHELSHNFTELNSGLLYEGQSGGINEAFSDMAAIALQDYLRKEYPWYWDGEDWSLGREAVIGGQPLRYMDDPTQDGRSIGHASDYTDDLNVHYSSGVFNKAFYLLAHKPGWDVQSAFQVMVDANQHYWSPIAYFDFAACGVIQAAIDRQLDQTPVIEAFAEVGVVCPTHKV; from the coding sequence ATGAAAAAAGGAATTGTTTCATTTTTGGCTATGGCGGTAACCATGAATGGCTATTCAGCTTCCCAGCAAATGATTTGGGGAGAGATAAACCACTCAATACCCAACCTTAAACAAAAAACGCCGTTTACGACGCATGGCTTATTGGCAACGCTAAACTCTCAGCAACAAGAAGATTACCAATTGGAATTAATTGATAATACTTCCCCCGATGCCAAACATGCACGCTACCAGCTTATGTTTAAAGGCATTCCCGTTTGGGGGCATCAATTAGTTTTCCACTCGCAGCCAGGGTCAACCCCGACGGTCACTGGTATTAATACTACCGAAATTGAAAAAGATATTGCAAGTACTGATGGCAAATTATCGGCTTCCGAAGCGGAACAAAAGGTATTAACCAACATTACGGATCCAATAAAATTTAAAAAAATACAAAAAGTTATTTACATCGATCAGGAAGAAAAAGCGCATCTTGCTTATCATCTGACGTATTACGTCAATGATAAAAAAACACTGATTAGTATACCGAACTACTTGATTGATGCAGACAATGGTGACATTTTGAAGCAATGGAATGAATCTCGTCAAAAAAAAGCGCCACATTCTAAAAAAGAAGCGCACTGCAAGCGAATTGGCCAGGGGCTTGGCGGGAATGCTTTTCCCCTTCCCTATCGCACCGGTATGTTCCAGTACGGCACAGCCCTTCCTGGCTTACCATCACTAGGAAAATTTTCTGTACAAGTCAAAAATGGCAATTGTCATGTACAAAATGGAAACGTACGTGTCATTAATTTGGAAAACTATGCGTTGGGCTATGAAGCTTTTCCTATTACCGTTTTTGATGAAGCAGGACATTCACTCAATGCATTTTCTTATCCGTGTGATGAAACAAGTTTTTACTTAAATTATGCTGACGGCGCCACAGGTCCAGTCAATTACTCATTTTCTCCAGTGAATGACACAATGTTCTTTGCTCAGCAAACCATAGACATGTATCAAAAAGCGTATGGTGTAGAAACGCCATTGGGAACGGATCTGCCAATTCGAGCTTATACGCATCTGGGAGAAATGGATAATGCCTTCGCCATTCCAACCATCCGTGTCAATGGGCTACTGGTAGCACACCAACAAATTGTCATCGGCAACGGTGATTATTTTCTAACAGCTCCCTCGCAATCGGTCGTGGCTCACGAATTATCTCATAACTTTACTGAACTTAATTCCGGGTTATTGTATGAAGGCCAAAGCGGTGGCATCAATGAAGCATTTTCTGACATGGCAGCCATAGCGCTACAGGATTATTTACGCAAAGAGTATCCTTGGTATTGGGATGGTGAAGATTGGTCTTTAGGCCGAGAGGCTGTGATTGGAGGCCAGCCTTTACGCTATATGGATGACCCCACTCAAGATGGTCGCTCAATCGGGCATGCCAGTGATTATACCGATGACTTAAATGTGCATTATAGCAGTGGCGTATTCAATAAAGCTTTTTATCTCTTGGCACACAAACCCGGTTGGGATGTACAATCCGCTTTCCAAGTCATGGTGGATGCTAACCAACACTATTGGTCACCTATTGCCTATTTTGATTTTGCAGCCTGTGGAGTCATTCAAGCTGCAATAGACCGTCAACTGGATCAAACGCCAGTCATTGAAGCGTTTGCCGAAGTCGGGGTAGTCTGTCCAACGCATAAAGTCTGA
- the asd gene encoding archaetidylserine decarboxylase (Phosphatidylserine decarboxylase is synthesized as a single chain precursor. Generation of the pyruvoyl active site from a Ser is coupled to cleavage of a Gly-Ser bond between the larger (beta) and smaller (alpha chains). It is an integral membrane protein.), whose translation MLSDYLKTFPHYLLPKLALTTAFGFLANVKNPAIKNHLIRRFIRQYKVNMSEALEEIPEHYACFNDFFIRHLKPKCRPISTVDIISPVDGFISEIGKITTGKLLQAKGRYYSVQDLLACTSEKSSQFNNGRFATLYLSPRDYHRVHMPIEATLKEMIYVPGKLFSVQPITSRVIPHLFARNERLVVFFDTAAGLMAMVLVGATIVGSIGTSWHGDMIRGRQKTHFIYPKEGNDNIVLAKAAEMGYFKLGSTVVLLFADDQRVEWLENLHSGDQIHFGEALATLK comes from the coding sequence ATGTTATCCGATTATTTAAAAACATTTCCTCACTACTTATTACCCAAGCTGGCCTTAACGACCGCGTTTGGTTTTCTGGCAAATGTAAAAAACCCTGCCATCAAAAACCACCTCATTCGCCGCTTTATTCGCCAATATAAGGTGAATATGAGTGAAGCGCTTGAAGAAATACCAGAACACTATGCCTGTTTTAATGATTTTTTTATTCGTCATTTAAAACCCAAATGCCGGCCAATTTCCACCGTTGACATTATTTCGCCAGTCGATGGGTTTATCAGTGAAATAGGCAAAATCACCACCGGAAAACTATTACAGGCTAAAGGTCGATACTATTCCGTGCAGGATCTTTTAGCCTGTACATCAGAAAAAAGTTCTCAGTTTAACAATGGCCGTTTTGCAACCCTCTATTTATCTCCGAGAGATTATCATCGGGTTCATATGCCTATAGAAGCGACGCTTAAAGAAATGATTTATGTACCAGGGAAACTCTTTTCCGTACAACCAATAACAAGCCGTGTCATTCCTCATTTATTTGCTCGTAATGAACGCCTGGTCGTTTTTTTTGATACGGCAGCTGGATTGATGGCCATGGTTTTGGTTGGTGCAACCATTGTTGGCAGTATAGGAACAAGTTGGCATGGCGATATGATTCGTGGACGTCAAAAAACACACTTTATTTATCCCAAAGAGGGCAACGATAATATTGTACTGGCAAAAGCCGCAGAAATGGGGTATTTCAAACTCGGCTCCACGGTCGTGCTATTATTTGCTGATGATCAACGCGTAGAATGGCTGGAAAACCTCCATTCAGGTGATCAAATTCATTTTGGTGAGGCATTAGCAACGCTTAAATAA
- a CDS encoding glycerophosphodiester phosphodiesterase has product MTILNYMEKLIDVWFSLLPRPRPSKKQAKQARLIAHRGAHDAHLNIRENTDAAFARALELGCWGIELDIHTCADGTLIVNHDPTLQRLWGQNLKVHENNFKDLHAAAPMIPRLQDVIEKYGKQLHLFIEIKSPHISQKILLNHLKSLTPCEDYHLLSLDETLFETFTQFPKDALLLVPLHNNVEYFCKLSLEKSYGGVLGHYLLLRDRYIKTLKAAKQMVGVGFIDSKYSLYRELNREVNFLFTNKAAATRAYLQELL; this is encoded by the coding sequence ATGACTATTCTTAATTATATGGAAAAATTGATTGATGTTTGGTTTTCCTTACTGCCCAGACCTCGTCCAAGTAAAAAACAAGCCAAGCAGGCTCGTCTAATAGCGCATCGCGGTGCTCATGATGCTCATCTTAACATTCGAGAAAATACCGATGCTGCTTTTGCGCGGGCATTAGAGCTGGGCTGCTGGGGAATTGAATTGGATATCCATACCTGTGCAGATGGTACGCTGATCGTCAACCACGACCCAACATTACAACGACTATGGGGACAAAATCTCAAAGTCCATGAAAACAATTTTAAAGATCTGCATGCCGCCGCTCCCATGATACCTCGTTTGCAGGACGTGATAGAGAAATATGGCAAACAACTCCACTTATTTATTGAGATTAAAAGTCCTCACATATCCCAAAAGATTTTATTGAATCATTTAAAATCGTTAACTCCATGCGAGGATTATCACTTGTTGAGCCTGGATGAGACACTATTTGAAACCTTCACTCAATTTCCGAAGGACGCTTTATTATTGGTCCCTCTTCATAATAATGTGGAGTATTTTTGTAAGCTCAGCCTGGAAAAATCTTATGGTGGGGTACTTGGCCATTATCTTTTACTGCGTGATCGTTACATCAAAACACTTAAAGCAGCCAAGCAAATGGTCGGCGTGGGTTTTATTGACTCAAAATACAGCTTATACCGAGAATTAAATCGAGAGGTAAATTTTTTATTTACTAATAAAGCGGCTGCAACACGTGCTTATTTACAAGAATTGCTATAA
- the fumC gene encoding class II fumarate hydratase, which produces MSNTRIEVDSMGEILVPADKYWGAQTERSLHHFNIGGDIMPQEVMHAFGILKKAAALTNLELGKLSEDKAKLITQAAEEVSEGKLDEHFPLRVWQTGSGTQSNMNVNEVISNRAIEIAGGLLGSKTPIHPNDHVNMSQSSNDTFPTAMHIAAAMAFNQKLLPAIYRLRDGLARKMEAFKDIVKIGRTHLQDAVPLTLGQEFSGYVAQLDGCIQHIELVLPQLYELALGGTAVGTGLNTHPQFAEKAASHIASLTKLPFVSASNKFAALASHEALVAAHGTLKMLACALMKIANDVRWLGSGPRCGIGELHLPENEPGSSIMPGKVNPTQAEAMTMVCVQVIGNDMAVAMAASQGNFELNVFKPVIIFNVMHSLNILSDACHSFQSFCVEGLQANKAKIDYYLHHSLMLVTALNQHIGYDKAAKIAKTAHQEDISLQEAAVKLGFLTAEQFTAYVKPEKMIAPV; this is translated from the coding sequence ATGAGTAATACACGCATAGAAGTGGACAGTATGGGTGAAATTTTAGTCCCAGCAGATAAATATTGGGGAGCCCAAACAGAACGTTCCCTGCATCATTTTAATATTGGCGGTGATATCATGCCCCAGGAAGTCATGCATGCTTTTGGCATTCTGAAAAAAGCAGCTGCCTTGACGAATCTTGAATTGGGGAAATTATCGGAAGATAAAGCCAAGCTTATTACCCAAGCCGCTGAAGAAGTTAGCGAAGGTAAGTTGGATGAGCATTTTCCGTTGCGCGTCTGGCAGACAGGAAGCGGTACTCAATCCAATATGAATGTCAACGAAGTCATTTCTAATCGTGCAATTGAGATTGCCGGTGGTCTATTAGGAAGCAAAACACCCATACATCCTAATGATCACGTTAATATGTCGCAGTCTTCTAATGATACATTTCCTACCGCCATGCATATTGCTGCCGCAATGGCGTTTAATCAAAAATTACTGCCAGCCATCTATCGTTTACGTGATGGGTTGGCTCGAAAAATGGAAGCATTCAAAGACATTGTTAAAATAGGGCGAACGCATTTACAGGATGCGGTGCCTTTGACGCTTGGTCAGGAGTTTTCAGGGTATGTTGCGCAACTGGATGGCTGTATTCAGCACATAGAACTTGTTTTACCACAATTATATGAGTTGGCATTAGGAGGAACTGCCGTTGGAACTGGTCTGAATACTCATCCGCAATTCGCTGAAAAGGCGGCGTCTCATATTGCGTCTCTAACCAAGCTTCCTTTTGTTTCCGCATCTAACAAATTTGCAGCGCTTGCTTCTCATGAGGCGTTGGTGGCGGCTCATGGAACGTTGAAAATGTTGGCCTGTGCCTTAATGAAAATTGCAAATGACGTGCGCTGGCTTGGTTCTGGTCCCCGCTGTGGAATAGGCGAATTGCATTTGCCTGAAAATGAACCCGGTTCATCCATTATGCCTGGCAAAGTTAATCCAACGCAGGCCGAAGCCATGACCATGGTTTGTGTTCAAGTTATTGGCAATGACATGGCAGTAGCGATGGCAGCAAGTCAAGGGAATTTTGAGTTGAATGTATTTAAGCCGGTGATTATTTTCAATGTGATGCATTCTCTTAATATTCTTAGCGATGCTTGTCATTCATTTCAATCTTTTTGCGTTGAAGGATTGCAAGCTAATAAGGCGAAGATTGATTATTATTTGCATCATTCGTTAATGTTGGTTACTGCGTTAAATCAGCATATTGGTTACGATAAGGCAGCAAAAATTGCTAAAACAGCCCATCAGGAAGATATTTCCCTGCAAGAAGCAGCTGTGAAGCTTGGGTTTTTAACAGCAGAGCAATTTACAGCTTATGTTAAGCCGGAAAAAATGATAGCACCCGTATAG
- a CDS encoding cryptochrome/photolyase family protein: MTIALVWFRQDLRLTENPAFIEACSHPFVIPLYIYDENHSVLGEAQAWWLHHSLIALNNSLNKEGLSLVLRKGNPLEIILDLIRKLPVESVYWNRCYEPLAITRDKKVKAALLEKGIKVHSSNGSLLHEPWTIRNENGDFFKVFTHYWKRCRQILDIQPSLALTNRPNGIKIQSDELQEWKLLSPLCWTARFPEFWTPGEEGAQKKLNEFIDSHLNGYKKNRDFPAKNATSRLSPHVHFGEISPWTILKAIEQAKQDPNCDLVSVEHFLSELGWREFSVYLLYHFPSLPYENFRKKFDVFPWQNNEEYLTLWQKGMTGYPIIDAGMRELRATGYMHNRVRMITASFLTKDLLIHWRLGADWFLNTLVDADLANNSASWQWVAGCGVDAAPYFRIFNPVLQSQTFDPDGAYIRQWLPELSSLKGHAVHAPWEGVDSSHLYFSKKYPKPIINHHAARIRALNYYKSLQRKKPL; the protein is encoded by the coding sequence ATGACTATTGCTTTAGTATGGTTTCGCCAAGATTTAAGGTTAACCGAAAATCCGGCGTTTATCGAAGCATGCTCTCATCCGTTCGTGATCCCATTATATATTTATGATGAGAACCATAGCGTATTAGGAGAAGCGCAAGCTTGGTGGCTTCACCATAGCCTTATTGCATTAAATAACTCGCTAAATAAAGAAGGATTAAGCCTTGTACTGCGTAAAGGCAACCCATTAGAAATTATTTTAGACTTAATCAGGAAATTACCTGTGGAATCGGTGTATTGGAACCGTTGCTATGAACCGCTTGCTATCACGCGTGATAAAAAAGTGAAAGCCGCTTTATTGGAAAAAGGAATTAAAGTTCACAGCTCAAATGGGAGCTTGCTTCACGAGCCTTGGACCATCCGAAATGAAAACGGTGATTTTTTTAAAGTATTCACTCATTACTGGAAACGATGCAGGCAAATTCTTGATATCCAGCCCTCTCTAGCTTTAACTAATCGCCCGAATGGAATCAAGATTCAAAGCGATGAGCTTCAGGAATGGAAATTATTATCCCCCCTTTGCTGGACTGCACGCTTTCCTGAATTTTGGACCCCGGGAGAAGAAGGCGCACAAAAAAAGCTTAACGAATTTATTGATAGCCATCTGAATGGGTATAAAAAAAATCGGGATTTCCCCGCAAAAAACGCGACATCACGTTTATCACCTCATGTGCATTTTGGTGAAATCAGTCCCTGGACAATCTTAAAAGCCATTGAGCAGGCAAAACAAGACCCTAATTGTGATTTGGTCTCGGTGGAACACTTTTTATCCGAGTTGGGATGGAGAGAATTTTCAGTTTATTTACTCTATCATTTCCCCTCGCTTCCCTATGAGAATTTCAGGAAAAAATTTGATGTATTCCCCTGGCAAAATAATGAGGAATATCTGACTCTCTGGCAAAAAGGCATGACCGGTTATCCCATCATTGATGCTGGCATGAGGGAATTACGGGCAACAGGCTATATGCATAACCGTGTACGTATGATCACCGCATCCTTTCTTACCAAGGATTTACTGATTCATTGGCGCTTGGGGGCGGATTGGTTTTTAAATACCTTGGTGGACGCAGACTTGGCAAATAACAGTGCCAGCTGGCAATGGGTCGCTGGATGTGGGGTCGATGCAGCGCCTTATTTTCGTATTTTCAACCCAGTATTACAAAGTCAAACATTTGATCCAGATGGCGCATACATTCGTCAATGGCTACCTGAGCTTTCCAGTTTAAAAGGTCACGCGGTACATGCTCCCTGGGAAGGGGTTGATTCTAGTCACCTTTATTTCAGTAAAAAATATCCCAAACCTATCATTAATCACCATGCCGCAAGAATCAGGGCACTCAATTACTACAAATCATTACAAAGGAAGAAGCCCCTATGA
- a CDS encoding SDR family oxidoreductase yields MPQESGHSITTNHYKGRSPYESLFFYFWFWLYSKYFGEKINSARIENGWNNASAKKKTTDDSSAIKLIDFETPEIEHYLSQSTHLLVSIPPLTGAGDSVLLKYADLIKRHAFHIEWLGYFSSTSVYGDHQGNWVDETSACKPHSLSGILRLKTEQAWLSYAKANQLPLHIFRLAGIYGPERNILERIHLGKQYSIFKEGQVFSRIHVDDIVSVLLASIQAIHPLSIYNIADDEPEASHVIDAYAAFLLQRSPLPLVPFEKASLSAMELEFYSNNRRVSNLKIKNELNIALQYPSFREGLTQLWKEKENKQRREMRE; encoded by the coding sequence ATGCCGCAAGAATCAGGGCACTCAATTACTACAAATCATTACAAAGGAAGAAGCCCCTATGAATCCCTCTTTTTTTATTTTTGGTTTTGGTTATACAGCAAATATTTTGGCGAAAAAATTAACTCAGCTAGGATTGAGAACGGTTGGAACAACGCGTCAGCAAAGAAAAAAACCACGGATGATTCCTCCGCAATCAAACTTATTGATTTTGAAACTCCTGAGATAGAACACTATCTCAGTCAGTCCACCCATCTTTTAGTTAGTATCCCACCTTTAACCGGTGCGGGTGATTCGGTTTTATTAAAATACGCTGATTTGATTAAACGGCATGCGTTTCATATTGAATGGCTAGGGTACTTTTCTTCTACAAGCGTTTATGGCGACCACCAGGGAAACTGGGTCGATGAAACAAGTGCTTGTAAACCACACAGCTTATCTGGAATTTTACGTTTAAAAACAGAGCAAGCCTGGCTTTCTTATGCGAAGGCAAACCAACTTCCACTACACATTTTTAGGTTGGCGGGTATTTATGGGCCAGAAAGAAATATTCTTGAACGCATTCATTTAGGAAAACAATACAGTATCTTCAAAGAGGGACAGGTATTTTCCCGAATACATGTTGATGATATTGTGTCCGTACTTCTTGCCTCAATACAAGCCATTCATCCCTTATCGATATATAACATCGCCGACGATGAGCCTGAAGCATCGCATGTGATTGATGCTTATGCTGCTTTTTTGCTTCAGCGTTCGCCATTACCTTTAGTGCCGTTTGAGAAAGCTTCTTTATCAGCAATGGAATTGGAATTTTATTCAAATAATCGTCGAGTATCCAATTTAAAAATAAAAAATGAGCTTAATATTGCTTTGCAATACCCGTCATTTCGTGAGGGGTTAACTCAACTATGGAAAGAAAAAGAAAACAAGCAGCGCCGGGAAATGAGAGAATAA